caggacttctgggttctacccctggctctgggaggggagtggggcggagcggtggtgggggctgggagccaggactcctgggttctacccctggctctgggagggggagtggggctgagcggtggtgggggctgggagccaggactcctgggttctacccctggctctgggaggggagtggggcggagcggtggtgggggctgggagccaggactcctgggttctatccctggctctgggaggggaggagatagCTGAGCGCAGCAGGCCTCCTTACCCAACAGACAGAGGCTGAGCGGGAGCTGACAGCTGGtggatgaaaccagacaaatCCAGATTAGCCAGAAGATCCATTTACTCTCGGGAGAGGAATTCACCTTTGGCACAATGGCcccaggggtggggcggggcagggcgggttcTCCCTCGCTTGGAGACAGGGCTGCCTAGTGGATAGAGTCCtggcccttctctgtgcctcagtttccccagttgtACTGGGAGATCGTGATATCGGCCTGCTCAGAGCCCTGCTGATGAGACGCgctaggtgctggctgggggccaTCCTGACACCCAGACTGGGCATCTGGGGCTTGAGTCCCTGGGACGTCCTACTGGGGGTGACGTGACTGGGGCAGTTTAATGGCTCcagctgtcccagccctgccctcagggGGGCACCCTCCATCCGGGGGGGATGCGACGctggtggggcggggctcagtCCCGGCCCGGTTCAGGGGTGTTGGACTGTCTCCTCTGTTGGGGTGATCCCTGGCCCTCCCCTCTGAGCCCTGTCCCAATGATACGGACCCgaccctggctgcagctctgccagcaggtgtAGCACCCCTAGGAGAGGGGGCCAGGTTAAGGATGAGGGGCGGAGTTAAGGCCATTCCAGTTCTGCCAGCTGCTATGACATCCTTGAGAGAGGGGGTGGCTTAAGGACATCCCTCAGCCAAGCATCGATCTtgtccaggagggggctgggtgggtggcctagtccctggggcagcaggggtaaGGGGCCCTGGGTGtctggtttggggggaggggcgtgttgagctggaggaggagctccCTGTCCCATTGCCAGTAGTAGGCTATTTTCCACCATGGGGCGCAGGTGCTAGGCAGCCAGAGTTGGGGCTGCCACCCCTTGGGCCCCCGCCCTGCTGTGATGGGGGCACGTGTGCCCTGGCCATGCCCCCCTGAGGGGAGACACCCCCCCATCTGAGCACTGAGGACAACGGCCCAAGGGCCACCCCGAGCAGAAGGGGAGGACGCTGACCCAGGGACGTGCAGCAAgacagtggcacagccaggaaggaacccaggtgtcctggctcccctcccaccctcagctccaaccactggaccccactcccctcccagagccagggacagaatcctgccctggctctgctccccaccaccccccatGCTTTGTGGACAGTCTctggcccctcagggagtccattCGCTCTGGGCCCCCAGAGGGAGCAAAGcaacccctgcagggacccccagCCAGGGTAGCACAGGAGGGTGTATGGAGCGTGTGAACCCAGCGCGGGCAgttctcagggcctcaggcctggcctccctcagccccacacatcccagtccccctgcacccaggtgggctctgcctgctccccctcgccagcccgagcccccctgcttcccctcccccaacagcccctcccccgtcctttgtcctccctcccaggtgaacAGGTAACCGGGGGCCTCTCtgttcccctctggctggaacggGCTGGTCTGGTCACCGGGGGCCTctctccgcagcccattgtcctccacGGGCCAGAAccggctggctgggctgggccccCTGGTTGCTAGGATACCCCATCTCCAGGCCATTCTTGGGGATCCCGGCTGCGAGGGGGGGTTCCAGGCAGGGCCCCTGCGCGCTCGGCTGCCTGACCTCACCTGACCTCACAGGTTACGAACCCACGGCCCCAGCTGGGAACAGCCTGAGCGGATGCCCTCAACTGACAGCAAAAGCCTTAATCTCTAGGGGGCTCCGGTTCTGATCCGgccccggggtgggggctggctgggggatggggcctttacctctagggggcaccagctctgagctggccccagggagggggcaggggggaatgggGCCTTTTacctctagggggcaccggctctgatctggccccagggagggggcaggggggaatgggGCCTTTTacctctagggggcaccggctctgatccggccccagggagagggcaggggggaaTGGGGCCTTTTacctctagggggcaccggctctgatctggccccagggagagggcaggggggaaTGGGACCTTTTACCTCTTGGGGGCTCCGGTTCTGATCCGgccccggggtgggggctggctgggggatggggcctttacctctagggggcaccggctctgatccagccccagggagggggcaggggggaatgggGCCTTTTACCTCTTGGGGGCACCGGTtccgatccggccccagggcgggggctgcctggggtgggggttgggaaaTGTGACACGGGAGCCCAGGCAGGTGTTGGTTTAATGTGGGGCAGTGAGGTCTaggggggacccaggagtcctggtgctgGCCACGTCTCGGCTCTCACTGCCCCGTCTCTCTGTGTAGGGACCTGCCACCCAGGCTGGGATCCAGGATGCAGCCAGTCACCACCGGCCTCCTGCTGCTCTTGGCAGGTGAgacgctccccacagcgccccctgctggaaggggctggggctggagcagttaggagctcccccctctgccagctctcctgccctgccccccccacagcaccccctgctgggagtccAATGCTATTTTCTCTTTCAGCAGCATTTCCTGTCCTGAAAGCTGAACACCCCGTGGGTGAGTTCACCCTCCGCTCTCCTGCTGCCAGCGTGGTCCCGAGCTGCCCTGGGAggcgggagggagaagagggactcgctggggcgggggggggggcgcacttcAGCCTGGCTGTCACTCCTCTGATGGGGTGGGAAGGGTAGAGGCTGAAGGGGAAtggagcagctgggggagggatatCAGCCTGGATTGGTccaaggaacccaggagtccggacacccagcccccactcctgctctaacccactggagaccccactcccctgccagagctgggggtagaacacaggagtcctggcctCATGACCCTAACTGTTTCTTTTCTGCCCCACGCCAGACCCAGCAAGCCCCTTCTATTATGGTAAGTGCCGCTCCTGCCATCTCCCTCCACTGGCGTCTCCCCGGGACAGGACCCTGCTGGTGGAGCCTGGCACAGCCAGGGAGAGGCTGGGCCGGCCAGGCCAGTCTCCTGCCAACTCATGGGAGCTGGGCAgtagcctgggctgggctgtggagAGCCAGCACTGGACCAAGGGGGGAGCGAGGGAGGATGGattgggctgtgggaggaggatgggggtggagggatttGGGGATCTGGCTGGGGGTTCTGGGTGCGGGAGGATGGGGGGGGTCTGGGATGGGAGGGATTCAGGGGACATGGTGTTGGGTGGGGGGCatttgggagggcagggggatttGGGGGATGTGGTGTTGGGCGGggtgggtttggggtgggggatggggagatttGGGGGATATGTTGTTGGGCGGGGCGATGCAGGGTGGGGTCTGGGGAGATTCAGGGGATATGGTGTTGGGTGGGGGGCatttggggaggcagggggatttGGGGGATGTGGTGTTGGGCGGGGGGATgcggggtggggtctggggagaTTCAGGGGATGTGGTGTTGGGtggggggatttgggggaggtctgggggatttgggggggcCTGGGGGGATGTGGTGTTGGGTGGGGAGATTTGGGGGGGatctgggagtggggtgggggcatagCCCCTCTGCAGCAGAGGGAGCTGCTTTAAAGGTCCCCTTAGGCCAGGTTCTTACGGCTCCTCTTCCCCCAGACTGGAAGCGCCTGCGGCTCGGAGGGCTGATCGCCGCCGGCATTCTCTGCGCCCTGGGGGTCATTGTGCTGCtcagtgagtggggtggggcagggactggggagggggggggtctcagcacccagcaggcgggggttggatgggggtgtcCCAGGGCCCTAGGAAGGTAGGGGCCTCAGAACTGGGAGGGTGTCTCAGTGTC
This genomic window from Mauremys mutica isolate MM-2020 ecotype Southern chromosome 17, ASM2049712v1, whole genome shotgun sequence contains:
- the FXYD3 gene encoding FXYD domain-containing ion transport regulator 3 — its product is MQPVTTGLLLLLAAAFPVLKAEHPVDPASPFYYDWKRLRLGGLIAAGILCALGVIVLLSGKCKCKFNRKASRRPNEPPHLITPGTASNC